The Thioalkalivibrio thiocyanodenitrificans ARhD 1 nucleotide sequence GGTCCCGGGTGCGGCATAATGACGATCAGGAGGCCTGGGCCGCCAGCGCCTCCTTGAGATAACGGCTGGCGGCTTCCGGCTGTCCGCGTTCCGAGAAGAACCGCGCCAGCACCCGCGCCGCCGCCCGGGCAAATGTCTTGTCGTAAGCAGCCACCCGCTCCAGGGCGACGACGCCCTTTTCGTCGCCCCGGGCAAGGAGATAACGGCCGATGCGCAGATTCAACTCCGCGTCGGGCACACCCATGGTCAGCAACTGCCGGTACACGGTGCATGCCTGGGCGCCCGGCAGCAGGCGTTCGGCCAGGGCCGCATAGCCGCGCGCCTCCTGCACGCTCAGGGGACCCCCCTTGGCCTTTTCGGCCAGCGCCCGGATGCGCCTGAGCGAACGCTGCCTGCGCTCGTAGCGCTCCCTCCAGGCCGGCATGATGCCGCGAAACCACAGGCTGTCCATGTGCCTGACCCGGGCCGCGAGGGAGGCCCCGAGGTAATGGCCTGCTGCGGCTTCCTCCAGGGGTCCGGGCACAGGCGCAACGCCATGACCGATGTGATCCAGCCGGGCCCGCAGGCCCGGAAGCTCGCCGCGCCCCGAATCGGCCTCCGACAGGACCCGGTCGAGCCACTGCCTCGCTTTCTGCGGACCCAATGCCCGTATCGCGGCCGTCATGCGCGCAAAGGGGAAGTTGCGGGGCTGCGGGGACGCCGGCTGGTCCGGCTGCAATCGCGGCCAGAATGCCTCATCGAGATAGCGCTGCCGCAAGATGCTCGCAGCCAGGGCTTCCGCCACCTCCTGGTCGTCGATGACGGTCAGGACGCTGGCGTCGGCATCCAGTTCGGCCTGGCGGGCCGCACGCCGGGACAGGCGGCGCAGCAGCGGCACGTACCATGGAAAGAACGCCCGGAGCAGCCAGGACAGGGGCCAGGGCGCCGACGCCGCGTCCCGCCGATACCGGGGCCAGACGCGCGCGAGCACGTATACCCAGTTCCCGGGCCTGTAGTGCGGGGCGGCGAGTTGGCCGATGCGCCGGGCCATCAGCACCCGTGCCTGCTGCGGCGACAGACTCAGCAGGACCGGCAACCCGACC carries:
- a CDS encoding M48 family metallopeptidase; the encoded protein is MTPQLRRRLRRARPSLVRARIRRGYRRAIDRFVTRWPRTHMGLNIGLSALGQLYLLSFPLVALLLLAGLPGRVAGLADPVDWAMLAGVVVLIALLGLVSWQIARLRFTLPGAEVLEPGEAPALFDTVDELRRLCGAAPVHRIVLSERFEVEMIRTPRFGYPFVFTNTLMVGLPVLLSLSPQQARVLMARRIGQLAAPHYRPGNWVYVLARVWPRYRRDAASAPWPLSWLLRAFFPWYVPLLRRLSRRAARQAELDADASVLTVIDDQEVAEALAASILRQRYLDEAFWPRLQPDQPASPQPRNFPFARMTAAIRALGPQKARQWLDRVLSEADSGRGELPGLRARLDHIGHGVAPVPGPLEEAAAGHYLGASLAARVRHMDSLWFRGIMPAWRERYERRQRSLRRIRALAEKAKGGPLSVQEARGYAALAERLLPGAQACTVYRQLLTMGVPDAELNLRIGRYLLARGDEKGVVALERVAAYDKTFARAAARVLARFFSERGQPEAASRYLKEALAAQAS